The following is a genomic window from Sutcliffiella horikoshii.
CGGCAGTTCAAGCGGTGTTAAATAGCATAAAAAATAAACCTGTTGCTCAGGTATAAAAAAACGGTTCAGTCGCGGATAAAGCGACTGAACTGTTTTTTTTTGAAAGTATGTAATACAGTTGATTTCCGTTCCAGGCGCTTCGCTTGCCTGCGGGCGGTCCGTGAGCCTCCTCAGGCTTCGCCTTCCGGGGTCTCACCTGTCCCTTCCTCCCGCGGGCGTCTACGCGCCTTCCACTCCAATCAACAAGATGGCTTCATTCATTTAAGGGTTAGTGAAAAGTCCTCTAACCGAGTTAGCTGTAAAAGGATTAACGTAACTTTACGCTATTTTCAGCTGTGGATTGGAGCAAATGGCGGAGACTCCAGCGGGGGAGTAACGGTTGGTTGAGACCCCGCAACGAAGTGAGGAGGCTCAAGCACCGTCCCGCGGAAAGCGAAGTCATTTGCGGAAAGCAACAGCGGCGACAATGCAAATACTAAACCTAGATGTTGCTTTTTTGTAAAAGAGCATCTATAATAAAACTCATTGACCGATATCGACATTTAGTCATATTGATGAAAGGAGCCATCAAATGGATCGTAAACAAAGTATCCTGGAGGCAGCTTTAAAATCTTTCTCTCTGTTTGGATATAAAGCTACGACGATGGATCAGGTTGCCAAGCTAGCAAACGTTGGAAAAGGGACGATTTATACCTTTTATTCTAATAAAGAAGAGCTCTTTAGTGAAATTGTAGCAGGTATACTAAGAGAAATGCAGGAAGTGGCTGACATGTCCATTAATCCCGAGCAGTCCTTTTTTGAAAATGCTCACAGAGCGCTTATCAGCTTGCTTGATTTTCGAAATGAACATCAATTAACCGTCAAACTGATTCAAGAAGAAAAGGAACTTGGGACAAAGATAGTCAACCAAGAACTTAACCGTTTGGAGCAAATGATTATTAGTTTTATCAAAGAAAGAATTGAAAAGGCCATAGAAAAAGGGGAATTAAGAAAGTGTGACCCGGAAGTAACAGCCTTTTTAATGCTTAAGCTTTATGTGGCGCTTGTTGTGGACTGGGAGGAGCATCATACCCCATTATCCAAAGAGGAAATTGCCAATCTATTTGAATTATATTTTATCAAAGGATTATCAACTTGATGATCCTTACTATTTTGAGTAAAAATGACTAAATGACAAAAATGGTCATAATGTAATGTGGAGGTAATAAAGAATGAAAAGTGTAATATTTGAGTGGAAGGAATTACTTGAAAATAAAAAAATTCTGATACCTGTAATAGCGGTACTATTGATTCCGTTGTTATATAGCGGAATGTTCCTGTGGGCTTTTTGGGATCCATACGAGAAACTTGATGAACTTCCGGTAGCAGTGGTCAATTTGGATGAAGGTGCTGAGTACGAAGGGGAGCCATTAACGATAGGGAAAGATCTTCAAGAAAACTTGAAGAAAAATGATGGTTTTAAATGGGAGTTTGTTTCGAAGGAAGCGGCATACGAAGGGCTGGACAAACAGCAGTACTATATGGTCATTGAAATTCCTGATAATTTTTCAAATAGTGCCACCACGCTATTAGATGAAAACCCTTCTTCACTGGAAATGAAGTTCGTTCCAAATGAGAGTTATAATTTTCTTTCAGCTCAAATTGGCTCGACAGCAGTAGAGAAAATTAAAGAGGAAGTATCCAAAGAGTTGACAAGTACGTATGCAGAAGCGATGTTTGCTAATCTGGAAAAGATGGCTGACGGATACAAAGATGCCGCAGACGGTACTAGTAAATTAAATAATGGCGTGCATGAGTTAAAAGATGGTTCTGTTGCTTTGAAAAAAGGATTGGAACAGGCTGCAGAAAAATCGATCGTATTCCAAGATGGAGTTGGAAAGGCCTATGGTGCCGTAAAAGATATCCATAAGGGAAATGAGGACCTGTCAAATGGTTTGGGCCAATTGCTTGAAGGTCAAGGAAAATTGTCATTAGCATCTGAGCAACTCCAAACTGGAGCAGCAACTCTTAACGATGGTTTAGCAAAAAGCAATGAAGGTATGTCACAGTTGCAAAATGCTCAAGAGGAACTCACGAATGGAGCAGGAAGCTTGGCAGAAGGTGCCGCGGAATTAAATGCTGGGACCGTTAAGCTTGAAGATGGGGCTTCACAAGCACAAGAAAAAGCAGAAGAATTGAATCAAGGAATGATTCAATTGAAAAAAGCACTTGAGCCCATGATAGAGCAGGCAAGCGAAGCACAACAGGCAGAAATCAATGCTTCTTTTGAACAGTTGATTAATGGCAGTGGTGAATTTTCTCAAGGACTGATGGCTCTTGAACAGGGAGCTTTGGAATTAAATACAGGCACTTCTTCCTTAGCGGAAAATAGCAGAAAGCTTGCAGATGGCCATTTAAACTTTCAAACTGGTTTGTCAGAACTGGCAAATGGATCTAACCAACTCTCTGAAGGTTCATCAGAACTTCTTAAGGGCCAAACTGAATTTAACCAAGGACTAACACAGTTTGGTGAAAAATTGGGTGACGCAAATGAGGGCAGTAAAAAGCTTGCAGAAGGGTCGGGGCAGCTCTTAGCTGGTATGGAGCAGCTTGACGGGGGATCCAAACAATTTCAACAAGGTACAAAAGAGCTTGCAGAAGGTTCAAATAAAATCACCACAGGACTGTCTGAAGTCGGTGATGGAACAGAAGAACTAGAGGGAAAATTGAAAGATGCTTCTGAGAAGTCCGGGGATGTTAAGGGGACTGACAAAACCTTTGATATGATGTCTGAGCCGGTGAAAGTTAAATCAGAAGTGGAGAATGGAGTTCCTAACTATGGAACAGGTTTTGCACCTTACTTCTTATCTCTTGGTCTTTTTGTAGGTGCACTCTTGCTTTCTATCGTATTTCCAATGCGCGATCCTGCAGGCATTCCTCGCTCAGGGACAGCATGGTTCAGCGGGAAAGTGGCGGTACTTGCAGCCGTAGGAATCTTGCAGGCATTGCTAGCAGATGCCGTATTGATCTTAGGATTAGGTGTAGAAGTGAAGAGCATGGCATTGTTTATTCTTTTCAGTATCCTTACTTCCTTTACTTTTATTGCACTAGTGCAGTTTTTGGTAACCACACTAGGTGACCCAGGCCGATTTGTTGCCATTCTTATTTTGATACTGCAATTAACAACAAGTGCGGGAACATTCCCGTTAGAACTAATTCCTAACGCACTTCAACCGTTCAATCTATTGTTGCCAATGACCTATTCTGTGTCAGGATTCAAAGCGGTTATATCAAGCGGGGACTTCGCTTACATGTGGGAAAATGTGTGGATATTAAGTGGATTCATGGTTGTTTTGCTTGCAGGAACATGGGGATATTTTGTTTATAAGTTTAAAAAAGACTACAAATCCCCAGTCGCAGAATCACCGTTAAGTTAATAGATTTTCTACTTAGGAGGCTGCATTAAAATGCGGTCTCCTATTTTAATATTAAATAATTGTAAAATTTTTATTGAAAACACTTACATTTCCTTTTATACTAGTAGTTATGAAAACGATTTCAACCATTCTACTAACCTATTATTTCAGCTAAGGTGGCGAGACTCGTGGCAACAATAGAAGATGTAGCAAAACTGGCAGGGTTATCAAGGACCACTGTTTCCCGTGTCATAAATAACCACCCGTATGTATCGGAAAAGAAACGTGTACTTGTATCAAATGCAATGAGTGAACTTGGTTATGTTCCAAATTCATCTGCAAGAAGTCTGAGGAGCCAGAAGACCGAAATGGTAGCGTTATTGATACCTCGTGTGATGAATCCATTTTTCAGTGAACTGATTGAACGGATGGAAATGGCTGCAGCCGAAAACGGTTACCAGCTTATCATCTGTCAGACAAAGTATTCAAAGAAAAAGGAACTTGATTATTTGAACTTGTTAAAAACGAAACAAGTGGACGGGATTATCCTTTCCTCCATACAAAATGACTGGAATATAATAGAACCGTTTTTAGAATATGGACCGATCGTTTTGTGCAATGAGTTTGAAGAAGAAGCAGATGTACCGTCTGTCAGGCTTGACCAGACATATGGCGGTTACATATCCACCAGGCATTTGTTGGAACTTGGTCACCGCAAGATTGCCTATTGTACTGGGGGATATAAAAGCAATGTCGCCAAAAGCAGGGAGGCAGGCTTTAAAAAAGCGCTTGCGGAATTCAATGTGGATTTTCGTGAAGAGTTCTCCTTTCGTGATGCCTTTACCATCGAGGATGGGAGAAGGGTGTTTCAGGAAATTTTGGAGCTGAAGGAAAAACCAAGTGCTATCTTTACAGGTGGGGATGAAGTGGCAGCAGGCATCATTTCAGAGGCGAAGCGCTCAGGCTGGAAGATACCAGAAGATCTTGCAGTAGTGGGCTTTGACAATCAGGCTATTACGGAGCTGGTGGAACCGACCATCACCACCGTGTATCAGCCTATTGATGAAATGGCGCGTAAAGCTTTCCAGGTCATGATGGAAAAGGTGCGTTCCAAACGCTATCGCCACAAGGAAGTTTATGAATATGATCTCGAGCTTATCGTTCGGGAATCAACGGTCAAACAAGGGGTTTACGTATAAAATAGAAAGAAGAGCACTTATGGGGATGAGTGCTCTTTTTGTTATGAGAAAGTATAACATCGGTTGATTTCCGTTCCAGGCGCTTCGCTTGCCTGCGGGCGGTCCGGGAGCCTCCTCGGCTTGCGCCTGCGGGGTCTCCCCTGTCCCTTCCTCCCGCGGGCGTCTACGCGCCTTCCACTCCAATCAACAAGATGGCTTCATTCATTTAATGGTTTATGAAAAAGCATCTAATAGAGTTAGCTAAATAAGCATAAACATAAAATTTACGCAATTTTTCAGCTGTGGATTGGAGCAAATGGCGAAGACTCCAGCGGGGGAGTAACGGTAGCTTGAGACCCCGCAAAGAAGTGAGGAGGCTCAAGCACCGTCCCGCGGAAAGCGCAGTCATTTGCGGAAAGGAACAGCGGTGTAAAACAATAAACCAGGGAACCTGCTATGAATCTAGCAAATTCCCTGGTTACTATTTTATATTATTTTAACTGACTGGACATACACTCATCGCAATGGTTGCCGTAGCACTCGTGCTGTTCATCCATTGTTTTTTTGCATTCAACGCATTTTTTAGGTGGTAAGGTTTTGAAAAATTCTGTACTTTTAATCAACATGTTATCACCCTCCGTTTTCTTATTTGTTGTTATTGTATTATAACAGAACTTGTCCTGTCAACATCTGTTTTAAAACAACTTCTCGAAATAGGAAAATGGGCAGGGATATGGTAGACTTGATTTTGGAATCCAAAAGAAGGGTGATGTATAGCCATGAAGCTTACTGTGGTAGGGTTTTGGGGAGGATATCCAGCTGTTAATAGTGCGACATCTGGGTATTTGGTCGAGCATGAAAATTTTAAATTATTGATTGATTGCGGAAGTGGTGTATTAGCACAGCTTCAGAATTACATAGAGGTAACAGAGCTTGATGCAGTGATTTTGTCACATTACCATCACGATCATGTTGCAGACATAGGTCCATTACAATTTGCGAGATTGATTTCCTTTTACATGGGCAAATCAGTGACGCAGCTTCCTATCTACGGACATCAGGAGGATATGCAGGGGTATTCCACACTAGATCATAAAGAATATACAAAAGGAATTGCATATGATCCTTCACAACCGTTAGAGGTTGGACCATTTAAAATAGAATTTCTGAAAACAACACACCCTGTACCGTGTTATGCCATGAAAGTATCCACAGATGAAGGTTCGTTTGTGTACACGGCAGATACAAGTTATCAGGAGTCATTCATCCCTTTTACCAAAGGGACAGACTTATTGATTTGTGAGTGTAATCTGTACGCGCACCAAGATGGCAAGGCTGCAGGACATATGAACAGCCATGATGCGGCAAAGGTTGCTCTAGGTGCAGAAGTTCCACAACTATTGCTCACACATCTACCGCATTTTGGAGAGGTGGAGCAGTTGGTCGAAGAGGCAGCAAGCATTTATAAAGGAAAAATCGATTTAGCACATAAAGGATTTAGTTGGGAGAGTGGAAAGAAATGATGCTTTTTATAGATAATAACGGAATTACGGATCCAAGAATCAACTTGGCAATAGAAGAATATGCCCTTAAAAATCTCGATATTGAAGATACCTATTTGCTTTTTTACATCAATGAGCCTTCCATCATCATCGGGAAGAATCAGAACAGTGTAGAAGAAATCAATACAAAGTATGTCGAGGACAATGGAATACATGTTGTTCGTAGATTATCTGGTGGTGGAGCGGTCTATCATGATCATGGAAACCTGAACTTCAGTTTTATCACAAAAGATGACGGAGAGAGCTTTCATAATTTCAAAAAGTTCACGGCACCTGTTGTGGAAGCATTGAAAAGCCTTGGAGTGGAGGCGGAAATGAGCGGGCGCAATGATATTCTTGCAGAAGGACGCAAAATTTCCGGAAACGCGCAGTTCTCTACAAGAGGCCGTATGTTCAGTCACGGTACTTTGTTGTTTGATTCTGAGATTGAGCATGTCGTTTCCGCGTTGAATGTGAAGAAGGATAAAATAGAATCCAAAGGGATTAAATCGATTCGCAGCCGTGTGGCAAATATTAAAGAATTCTTAAAAGAAGAGATTACGATTGAACAGTTCCGTCAGTTATTATTGGAGGCTATTTTTAAGTCCAAGGATATCCCTAAGTACGAACTAACAGAGAAAGATTGGAAGAACATTCACGAGCTCTCCAAGGAACGTTATCAAAACTGGGATTGGAATTACGGAAAGTCACCGAAATTCAACCTTCAGCATTCCCACCGCTTTCCAGTGGGTCAGATTGATGTGCGCCTCGATGTGACAAAAGGAAAAATAGAAAACTGCAAGATTTATGGAGATTTCTTTGGTGTTGGAGATGTGTCAGAAGTGGAAGACCTTTTATCAGGCGTGAAGTACGAGAAGGCAGAAATTTCACAGGCTTTAGAGGGATTAGATGTAAAACATTATTTTGGAAATATTACCAGAGATGAATTGATTGATCTAATATATTAATTTTAAGAGCATGGAGCGGGGATTCCTTGCTCTTTTTTTATATTAAAATATTTTATCTGAAAATTTTAATTTTATCGACATAATTTAATGACAGATATCTAGCAATCTACTATAATGGATAATGGGAGATTTATGAATGGTCATTCATTCAATTTATTCGAAGGGGAGATGAAACACTTGAATATTTCATCGCAATTGGCACTAACAGCGAAAACAAATCCAATGAAAGAAGCGTATATTTTTGAAGGGGATTCAAAAACTTACGCAGAATTGAACGCTGCAATAAACGCATTTGCTACAGGGCTTGAAAAGATGGGGATCTCACAGGGAGATCATGTCGGGCTTGTTGTCGGAAACTCGCCATACTTTGTCCTTGGACTTTATGGTGCGGCACGAATCGGGGCCACTGTTATTCCTATCAATCCAATCTATACTCCAGACGAACTTTCTTACATCCTTAGAGATGGCGATGTGAAAGCCATCATCACCTTAGACCTTCTTGTTCCACTGTTCGAAAAGCTTCATGGTCACCTGCCTTTAACGGAGCATTACATTATTTGTGAAACACCTGACGGAAAAGAAAAAGCGAAAGATTTTCCACTTGAACAACTTTCTGTTTATCCGAAA
Proteins encoded in this region:
- a CDS encoding TetR/AcrR family transcriptional regulator, with the protein product MDRKQSILEAALKSFSLFGYKATTMDQVAKLANVGKGTIYTFYSNKEELFSEIVAGILREMQEVADMSINPEQSFFENAHRALISLLDFRNEHQLTVKLIQEEKELGTKIVNQELNRLEQMIISFIKERIEKAIEKGELRKCDPEVTAFLMLKLYVALVVDWEEHHTPLSKEEIANLFELYFIKGLST
- a CDS encoding YhgE/Pip domain-containing protein is translated as MKSVIFEWKELLENKKILIPVIAVLLIPLLYSGMFLWAFWDPYEKLDELPVAVVNLDEGAEYEGEPLTIGKDLQENLKKNDGFKWEFVSKEAAYEGLDKQQYYMVIEIPDNFSNSATTLLDENPSSLEMKFVPNESYNFLSAQIGSTAVEKIKEEVSKELTSTYAEAMFANLEKMADGYKDAADGTSKLNNGVHELKDGSVALKKGLEQAAEKSIVFQDGVGKAYGAVKDIHKGNEDLSNGLGQLLEGQGKLSLASEQLQTGAATLNDGLAKSNEGMSQLQNAQEELTNGAGSLAEGAAELNAGTVKLEDGASQAQEKAEELNQGMIQLKKALEPMIEQASEAQQAEINASFEQLINGSGEFSQGLMALEQGALELNTGTSSLAENSRKLADGHLNFQTGLSELANGSNQLSEGSSELLKGQTEFNQGLTQFGEKLGDANEGSKKLAEGSGQLLAGMEQLDGGSKQFQQGTKELAEGSNKITTGLSEVGDGTEELEGKLKDASEKSGDVKGTDKTFDMMSEPVKVKSEVENGVPNYGTGFAPYFLSLGLFVGALLLSIVFPMRDPAGIPRSGTAWFSGKVAVLAAVGILQALLADAVLILGLGVEVKSMALFILFSILTSFTFIALVQFLVTTLGDPGRFVAILILILQLTTSAGTFPLELIPNALQPFNLLLPMTYSVSGFKAVISSGDFAYMWENVWILSGFMVVLLAGTWGYFVYKFKKDYKSPVAESPLS
- a CDS encoding LacI family DNA-binding transcriptional regulator, yielding MATIEDVAKLAGLSRTTVSRVINNHPYVSEKKRVLVSNAMSELGYVPNSSARSLRSQKTEMVALLIPRVMNPFFSELIERMEMAAAENGYQLIICQTKYSKKKELDYLNLLKTKQVDGIILSSIQNDWNIIEPFLEYGPIVLCNEFEEEADVPSVRLDQTYGGYISTRHLLELGHRKIAYCTGGYKSNVAKSREAGFKKALAEFNVDFREEFSFRDAFTIEDGRRVFQEILELKEKPSAIFTGGDEVAAGIISEAKRSGWKIPEDLAVVGFDNQAITELVEPTITTVYQPIDEMARKAFQVMMEKVRSKRYRHKEVYEYDLELIVRESTVKQGVYV
- the yhfH gene encoding protein YhfH; translated protein: MLIKSTEFFKTLPPKKCVECKKTMDEQHECYGNHCDECMSSQLK
- a CDS encoding MBL fold metallo-hydrolase, giving the protein MKLTVVGFWGGYPAVNSATSGYLVEHENFKLLIDCGSGVLAQLQNYIEVTELDAVILSHYHHDHVADIGPLQFARLISFYMGKSVTQLPIYGHQEDMQGYSTLDHKEYTKGIAYDPSQPLEVGPFKIEFLKTTHPVPCYAMKVSTDEGSFVYTADTSYQESFIPFTKGTDLLICECNLYAHQDGKAAGHMNSHDAAKVALGAEVPQLLLTHLPHFGEVEQLVEEAASIYKGKIDLAHKGFSWESGKK
- a CDS encoding lipoate--protein ligase, translated to MLFIDNNGITDPRINLAIEEYALKNLDIEDTYLLFYINEPSIIIGKNQNSVEEINTKYVEDNGIHVVRRLSGGGAVYHDHGNLNFSFITKDDGESFHNFKKFTAPVVEALKSLGVEAEMSGRNDILAEGRKISGNAQFSTRGRMFSHGTLLFDSEIEHVVSALNVKKDKIESKGIKSIRSRVANIKEFLKEEITIEQFRQLLLEAIFKSKDIPKYELTEKDWKNIHELSKERYQNWDWNYGKSPKFNLQHSHRFPVGQIDVRLDVTKGKIENCKIYGDFFGVGDVSEVEDLLSGVKYEKAEISQALEGLDVKHYFGNITRDELIDLIY